The Stappia sp. genome window below encodes:
- a CDS encoding sodium-dependent bicarbonate transport family permease — protein MDILAEFGLRVLGQFQSPTLAFLIGGILLAALGSKLVIPDAIYKFAVFMLLMRIGLNGGMEIREADLADMILPALAAMALGAGIVLLGLVTLARMPGIKRDDAIATAGLFGAVSASTLGAAMVLLEQDGIAYEAWVPALYPFMDIPALVLAIVLARMHSEKAGTLKGKRSGVWAIVKDSLQGSALSALLLGLLLGLFTRPDRVFETFYDPLFRGLLSLLMLIMGMEAWQRLNELRRVAQWYAVYAAVMPLVHGLIAFALGYLIHLATGFSPGGVILLAVLAASSSDVSGPPTLRAGIPSANPSSYIGASTSVGTPIAIGIGIPFFIALAEMVF, from the coding sequence ATGGACATTCTTGCCGAATTCGGCCTGCGCGTTCTGGGGCAGTTCCAGTCTCCGACGCTGGCCTTCCTGATCGGCGGCATTCTGCTCGCCGCGCTCGGCTCCAAGCTCGTGATCCCCGACGCGATCTACAAGTTCGCGGTCTTCATGCTGCTGATGCGCATCGGGCTCAACGGCGGCATGGAGATCCGCGAGGCGGACCTGGCCGACATGATCCTGCCGGCCCTTGCGGCGATGGCGCTGGGCGCGGGGATCGTGCTTCTGGGGCTCGTGACCCTGGCCCGCATGCCCGGCATCAAGCGCGACGACGCGATCGCCACCGCCGGCCTGTTCGGCGCGGTCAGCGCCTCGACCCTGGGCGCGGCGATGGTGCTGCTGGAGCAGGACGGCATCGCCTATGAGGCCTGGGTGCCCGCGCTCTATCCCTTCATGGACATACCCGCCCTGGTGCTCGCCATCGTGTTGGCGCGCATGCATTCCGAAAAGGCCGGCACATTGAAAGGCAAGCGCAGCGGCGTGTGGGCCATCGTCAAGGACAGCCTGCAGGGTTCGGCCCTGTCGGCGCTGCTGCTGGGCCTGTTGCTCGGCCTGTTCACGCGGCCCGACCGGGTGTTCGAGACCTTCTACGACCCGCTGTTTCGCGGGCTGCTATCGCTCCTGATGCTGATCATGGGCATGGAGGCCTGGCAGCGGCTGAACGAGTTGCGCCGGGTCGCGCAATGGTATGCCGTCTATGCGGCCGTCATGCCGCTGGTGCACGGACTGATTGCCTTCGCGCTCGGCTATCTGATCCATCTGGCCACGGGCTTCAGCCCCGGCGGCGTGATCCTGCTCGCGGTTCTCGCCGCCTCCTCGTCGGATGTCTCCGGCCCACCAACCCTGCGCGCCGGCATTCCGAGCGCCAACCCCTCAAGCTACATCGGCGCGTCCACCAGTGTGGGCACGCCGATCGCCATCGGCATCGGCATTCCGTTTTTCATCGCGCTTGCCGAGATGGTGTTTTGA
- a CDS encoding P-II family nitrogen regulator, which produces MHAATKIVIITERSILDDVADLLEAHGATGYTYTSAGGKGSRGKRRIDRVPQVAGILENVKIEAIVPDHDVAERITEAVVEAYFDNYSGITYVEPVEILRPAKFRV; this is translated from the coding sequence ATGCATGCCGCCACCAAGATCGTGATCATCACCGAGCGCTCCATCCTCGACGATGTGGCGGATCTGCTCGAGGCGCATGGCGCGACCGGCTACACCTACACCTCGGCCGGCGGCAAGGGCAGCCGGGGCAAGCGGCGCATCGACCGGGTGCCCCAGGTCGCGGGCATTCTGGAGAATGTGAAGATCGAGGCCATCGTGCCCGATCACGATGTCGCCGAACGGATCACCGAGGCGGTGGTGGAGGCCTATTTCGACAATTACTCCGGCATCACCTACGTCGAGCCCGTCGAGATCTTGCGCCCGGCGAAATTCAGGGTGTGA
- a CDS encoding twin-arginine translocation pathway signal codes for MTRFQPTRRSFLIASAVTAGAALTTASGLRVPAQAKGLAPTPSMRGGANNYLPGAPIVERIGGGGFWMSGTVRRAGDGAPLAGMRIQIWAHTTEGHERDPHSHGATLTDANGEFRLEMPQIVPAFGQPHGHLAYDDEAFKTVFLRPVMRSAADTRLSAHFVLQPT; via the coding sequence ATGACCCGATTTCAGCCGACTCGCCGCAGCTTTCTGATCGCCTCGGCCGTGACCGCCGGCGCCGCCCTCACGACCGCCTCCGGCCTGCGCGTTCCGGCGCAGGCGAAGGGGCTGGCGCCGACGCCCTCCATGCGCGGCGGGGCCAACAATTATCTGCCCGGCGCGCCCATCGTGGAGCGCATCGGCGGCGGCGGCTTCTGGATGTCGGGCACGGTCCGGCGCGCCGGCGACGGCGCCCCGCTCGCCGGCATGCGCATCCAGATCTGGGCGCATACCACCGAAGGCCACGAGCGCGACCCGCACAGCCACGGCGCCACGCTCACCGACGCCAACGGCGAATTCCGCCTGGAAATGCCGCAGATCGTGCCCGCCTTCGGCCAGCCGCACGGGCACCTCGCCTATGACGACGAGGCCTTCAAGACCGTGTTCCTGCGCCCGGTGATGAGGAGCGCCGCCGACACGCGGCTGAGCGCGCATTTCGTGCTGCAGCCGACGTGA
- a CDS encoding ferric reductase-like transmembrane domain-containing protein, producing MTRAQAVLAWAGLAVVLGGPLVVAATSPLLAWRDPVYIAAGLAGVVALALLLVQPLLAGGLLPGLPMARGRRVHRRVGGVLVAAVAVHVGGLWLTSPPDVIDALSFASPTPFSAWGVIAMWALFGAAIIALLRRRLRPRVFRLAHTVLVAIVVIGSVVHAVQIVGTMGTVSKAVLCALVVAGFLKVVADLRVWRAFPRRKA from the coding sequence GTGACGCGGGCGCAAGCGGTCCTCGCCTGGGCCGGGCTCGCGGTTGTCCTCGGCGGTCCGCTCGTCGTCGCCGCGACGAGCCCGCTGCTGGCGTGGCGCGATCCGGTCTATATCGCCGCCGGTCTCGCCGGCGTGGTGGCGCTGGCGCTGCTGCTGGTGCAGCCGCTGCTCGCGGGCGGCCTCCTGCCCGGTCTGCCCATGGCCCGGGGGCGGCGCGTGCATCGCCGGGTCGGCGGCGTGCTGGTCGCCGCCGTCGCGGTCCATGTCGGGGGCCTGTGGCTGACGAGCCCTCCGGATGTGATCGACGCGCTGTCCTTCGCCTCGCCGACCCCGTTTTCCGCCTGGGGCGTCATCGCCATGTGGGCGCTCTTTGGAGCCGCGATCATTGCCTTGCTGCGCCGGCGCCTGCGCCCGCGCGTCTTCCGGCTCGCGCATACCGTGCTGGTCGCCATCGTCGTGATCGGAAGCGTGGTGCATGCGGTGCAGATCGTCGGCACGATGGGCACGGTGTCCAAGGCGGTGCTCTGCGCCCTCGTGGTCGCCGGCTTCCTCAAGGTCGTCGCGGATCTGCGGGTCTGGCGCGCCTTCCCCCGCCGCAAGGCGTGA
- a CDS encoding selenium-binding protein SBP56-related protein, whose translation MNLRPDPTFHATPRLAMEAPPETLAFTLMLSPDGSQPDGLAVVDVDRTSDTYGQIVHQLIMPNKGDEFHHFGWNACSSALSPLSGHAFLERRYLIIPGIRSSRIYVIDVKEPRAAKIHKIIEPEEVFAKTGYSRPHTIHCGPEGIYVSTLGGGGADGTDGPPGIFIMDCETFEILGRYEMDRGQQEKHYDFWWNLPRDYMVSSEWALPPQYENGVVPDDLLSNKYGHKIHFWNLRARRNVQTIDLGANHQMALEIRPAHDPAKDYGFVGVVVDTTNLQGAIFTWWRKDDGSFEAKKTITIDPQPADADDLPDLLKGFGAVPPLVTDIDLSLDDRFLYVSCWGTGEMHQYDVSDPMNPKLAGKVEIGGIVKKTPHPNGKTFGYGPQMVEISRDGKRVYWTNSLYSTWDDQFYPGERGAAMVMAHVGENGGLTLAEDFWVDFPEGYRSHQIRLEGGDCSTDSFCYPSV comes from the coding sequence ATGAACCTGAGACCGGATCCGACGTTTCACGCAACGCCGCGGCTTGCCATGGAGGCCCCGCCGGAGACGCTGGCCTTCACCTTGATGCTGAGCCCGGACGGATCGCAGCCCGACGGCCTCGCCGTCGTCGACGTGGATCGCACGTCAGACACCTACGGGCAGATCGTGCATCAGCTGATCATGCCCAATAAGGGCGACGAGTTTCACCATTTCGGCTGGAACGCCTGCTCCTCCGCGCTGTCTCCGCTCTCCGGCCACGCCTTTCTCGAGCGCCGCTACCTGATCATTCCGGGCATCCGCTCCTCGCGCATCTATGTGATCGACGTGAAGGAGCCGCGCGCGGCGAAGATCCACAAGATCATCGAGCCCGAGGAGGTCTTCGCCAAGACCGGCTATTCGCGCCCGCACACCATCCATTGCGGTCCGGAAGGCATCTATGTCTCGACGCTGGGCGGCGGCGGCGCGGACGGCACCGACGGTCCACCGGGCATCTTCATCATGGATTGCGAGACCTTCGAGATCCTCGGCCGTTACGAGATGGACCGGGGCCAGCAGGAAAAGCACTACGATTTCTGGTGGAACCTGCCGCGCGACTACATGGTCAGTTCCGAATGGGCCCTGCCGCCGCAATATGAGAACGGCGTCGTGCCGGACGATCTTCTGTCCAACAAATACGGTCACAAGATCCATTTCTGGAACCTGCGCGCGCGGCGCAACGTCCAGACGATCGATCTCGGCGCAAACCACCAGATGGCGCTGGAAATCCGCCCGGCGCATGACCCGGCCAAGGACTACGGCTTCGTCGGCGTGGTGGTGGACACGACCAACCTGCAGGGCGCGATCTTCACCTGGTGGCGCAAGGACGACGGCAGCTTCGAGGCGAAGAAGACGATCACCATCGACCCGCAGCCGGCCGATGCGGACGATCTGCCCGACCTGCTCAAGGGCTTCGGCGCGGTGCCGCCGCTGGTGACCGACATCGACCTCAGCCTCGACGACCGGTTTCTCTACGTGTCCTGCTGGGGCACGGGCGAGATGCACCAATACGACGTCTCCGACCCGATGAACCCGAAGCTCGCGGGCAAGGTCGAGATCGGCGGCATCGTCAAGAAGACCCCGCACCCCAACGGCAAGACCTTCGGCTACGGGCCGCAGATGGTGGAGATCAGCCGCGACGGCAAGCGAGTTTACTGGACCAATTCGCTCTATTCCACCTGGGACGATCAGTTCTATCCGGGCGAGCGCGGGGCCGCGATGGTCATGGCCCATGTCGGCGAGAACGGCGGACTGACACTGGCCGAGGACTTCTGGGTCGACTTCCCCGAAGGCTATCGCAGCCACCAGATCCGGCTGGAGGGCGGCGACTGCTCGACCGACAGCTTCTGCTACCCCTCCGTCTGA
- a CDS encoding GFA family protein, which produces MENHTGGCLCGAVRIVATGRPDRVGLCHCLDCRKHHGALFHASAVYPQDAVTVTGETRAYEGRHFCPRCGSSVFSCSGAEIELHLGTFDAPDRFTPTYELWTIRRERWLPPFPLAHHYARDRDDT; this is translated from the coding sequence ATGGAAAATCACACGGGAGGCTGCCTGTGCGGCGCCGTGCGGATCGTGGCGACGGGACGCCCGGACCGGGTCGGCCTGTGCCACTGTCTCGATTGCCGCAAGCACCACGGCGCCCTGTTTCACGCCTCCGCCGTCTACCCGCAAGACGCCGTGACGGTCACCGGCGAAACGCGGGCCTATGAGGGGCGCCATTTCTGCCCCCGCTGCGGATCCTCGGTGTTTTCGTGCAGCGGCGCGGAAATCGAGCTGCATCTGGGAACATTCGACGCGCCGGATCGCTTCACGCCGACCTATGAGCTGTGGACCATCCGCCGCGAGCGCTGGCTGCCGCCGTTTCCGCTTGCGCATCACTACGCGCGCGACCGCGACGACACCTGA
- a CDS encoding EscU/YscU/HrcU family type III secretion system export apparatus switch protein — MRPDAEPLAVALRYDHAGAPRVTARGRGEAAARILEAAAAHGVPIEEDAALAVALARVEIDEEIPLELYEAVAAVLRFVLGMQR; from the coding sequence ATGCGCCCCGATGCGGAGCCGCTCGCCGTGGCGCTGCGCTACGATCACGCCGGGGCGCCGAGGGTGACCGCCCGGGGGCGGGGCGAGGCGGCCGCGCGCATTCTGGAGGCGGCGGCCGCCCACGGCGTGCCCATCGAGGAAGACGCGGCGCTTGCCGTTGCTCTTGCGCGGGTCGAGATCGACGAGGAAATCCCCCTCGAGCTCTACGAGGCGGTCGCGGCGGTGCTGCGCTTCGTGCTGGGCATGCAGCGATAG
- a CDS encoding flagellar hook-length control protein FliK gives MVSRVSTPAGVVAVTPTTRLPPLSVGDVIAMRVARHLGDGVMRLISGGFQMDVAGQEMFPVGARVSLQIERGAAGPRYHLRADPETPVAPSREAAALARLTGLTAGLAADQDGFAPLYAGLSATAAAASGAGRTLSLPPALMSAIAAVLGFRMPADAGLDGARLREALRRLAGTGKGTPGAKPGLLDRLDDLDRALAARAEGRDAVPRQATPPPPPGLNRHPRGQAPEAISTDLLEALGEGDARAVAAQLLAKSKGATARARLAALVSAGLTGQETAGLFDLTLDLPIRVGPETAVLSLQIGRDETPPRDGEPAHPAWRLRFGLDLDETGPVEAVVGLDGARVFATLWAERTETRDAFAARLADLRATLAAQGLEVVDLKVLAGRPSDPPLASGRYVDRRS, from the coding sequence CGGTTGCCGCCCCTCTCGGTCGGCGACGTCATTGCCATGCGCGTGGCCCGGCATCTGGGCGACGGCGTGATGCGGCTGATCTCCGGCGGCTTCCAGATGGATGTCGCGGGGCAGGAGATGTTCCCCGTCGGCGCCCGCGTTTCCTTGCAGATCGAGCGGGGGGCGGCGGGGCCGCGCTATCACCTGCGCGCCGATCCGGAGACCCCGGTCGCCCCATCGCGCGAGGCGGCGGCACTCGCCCGCCTGACCGGGCTGACGGCCGGGCTCGCCGCCGATCAGGATGGCTTCGCGCCGCTTTACGCCGGCCTGTCCGCCACGGCCGCCGCGGCGTCGGGGGCCGGTCGGACGCTGTCGCTTCCCCCGGCCCTGATGAGCGCGATCGCCGCCGTTCTCGGGTTCCGGATGCCGGCCGACGCCGGGCTCGACGGCGCGCGGCTGCGTGAGGCCTTGCGGCGGCTCGCGGGTACGGGCAAGGGCACGCCCGGGGCAAAGCCCGGATTGCTCGACCGGCTCGACGATCTCGACCGGGCCCTTGCGGCCCGCGCCGAGGGGCGCGACGCCGTGCCCCGGCAGGCGACCCCGCCGCCGCCGCCCGGGCTCAACCGTCATCCGCGCGGGCAGGCGCCGGAGGCGATCAGCACCGACCTTCTGGAAGCCCTGGGCGAGGGCGACGCGCGCGCCGTCGCGGCGCAACTCTTGGCGAAGTCCAAGGGCGCGACCGCGCGCGCCCGCCTTGCCGCGCTGGTTTCCGCCGGGCTGACCGGACAGGAAACGGCGGGTCTCTTCGATCTGACCCTCGATCTGCCGATCCGCGTCGGGCCGGAAACGGCCGTCCTGAGCCTTCAGATCGGCCGGGACGAAACGCCGCCGCGCGACGGAGAGCCGGCCCATCCCGCCTGGCGCCTGCGCTTCGGCCTCGATCTCGACGAGACGGGTCCGGTCGAGGCGGTGGTCGGGCTGGACGGCGCGCGGGTGTTTGCCACGCTGTGGGCGGAGCGGACGGAGACGCGCGATGCCTTCGCGGCGCGGCTGGCCGACCTGCGGGCGACGCTTGCGGCCCAGGGGCTCGAGGTGGTCGATCTCAAGGTTCTGGCCGGGCGGCCGAGCGACCCGCCGCTAGCCTCCGGCCGCTACGTGGATCGACGCTCATGA